A genomic stretch from Octopus sinensis linkage group LG14, ASM634580v1, whole genome shotgun sequence includes:
- the LOC115218885 gene encoding uncharacterized protein LOC115218885, producing MNGVFIDGPSCENEFLVTEIPEEGKTVYFLKCLINKGYLNIVAFFDPSGDPPNYLPRTLNESIKLGQYLIELVSVEDKGICIHSALKVRFHNKKMSRIEEYEISHFLVTIWVDENYPSCADVLKLSNMLRTHQNEQFNKKFAIHSSDKFHKSGLLCIIHILKDAITSQSVINIVRLVRLIKKIEPNIIPDCESYAYIWEVAEYLQKESILYSNFVQ from the exons ggGCCTTCATgtgaaaatgaatttcttgtAACGGAAATACCAGAAGAAGGTAAAACAGTATATTTCCTGAAATGCCTGATCAACAAAGGTTATCTCAATATCGTGGCATTCTTTGATCCAAGTGGG GATCCACCTAATTACTTGCCAAGAACACTGAACGAATCAATTAAACTGGGTCAGTATCTCATAGAACTAGTTAGTGTTGAGGATaaaggtatatgtatacacagtgcTTTAAAGGTTAGGTTCCATAACAAGAAAATG TCGAGGATCGAAGAATATGAGATCAGTCACTTCCTGGTTACCATATGGGTGGATGAAAATTATCCATCATGTGCCGATGTTTTAAAACTAAGTAACATGCTAAGAACCCATCAAAACGAGCAGTTCAATAAAAAATTTGCCATACACTCAAG TGACAAGTTTCACAAAAGTGGTTTGCTGTGCATcattcacattttaaaagatgcaaTAACCAGTCAGTCAGTAATCAACATAGTACGGTTAGTTCGACTGATCAAGAAAATAGAACCAAATATTATACCTGACTGT GAGTCCTACGCTTACATTTGGGAAGTTGCTGAATACTTGCAAAAAGAATCGATTTTATACTCAAATTTCGTACAGTGA